The following proteins come from a genomic window of Pichia kudriavzevii chromosome 1, complete sequence:
- a CDS encoding uncharacterized protein (PKUD0A00930; similar to Saccharomyces cerevisiae YBR023C (CHS3); ancestral locus Anc_3.223): MVFKRKRSLIRRDRTRPLSGQSKNTLSNSNSTRLSGYQDNTATSNDHYTDLNDYGEFENDASEIPMQNLSNKRDSNISYNRKFAPLDERDDIESALTNPFIPEEDRRNREGLGSPLYNQPKEIFHLNDETQEDSGLIDSNHQVSTEDSTLKKDDAVTATNNFYTAIPPKRLELEEDKGGFPYWKLYCYAVTFWAPGALLNCVGLKTKDRQYAWREKMGLISIILVIGAIIAFLTFGFTRATCTHLTVKLKPQDVSTAYIVVNGRAYNLLHSSHPGVPGIQEGTNVLYPPLDAGAKDASLLFQNVNGNCKGLIKPTANSNIPHDGDDMAWYMPCKLMNLNGTTKPDFSFKYYDGYACHTSEYARSSFYDLKVQGDIYYDWETISNSSRDLIVYNGQVIDMGFIDWLYKDELTYPKLFDDLKNDKTLKGYDISLLLTEPHQKQIADCLIEIAKVGVVDSSTIGCIASTIVLYVSLVFVLSIVFVQFFVACYFKWFVAPYQGASYSSVKEMNEKNNQVENWVDDPGNSAQLPDVPLKRRADYHSARRASKSLRLSWGGDLNDYVENFKSQEVGEYNPKYITMTTEAYMMANADTKKRQNRNVSTASMLTSSNLNPFKTKDPFADESEIETLDPALISTDAIPQPPVNWEPFGYPLIHTMCLVTCYSEDEAGIRTTIDSIATTDYPNSHKLIVVICDGIITGAGNDRSTPDICLDMMTDLVIPKEEVQPFSYVSVAHGSKRHNMAKVYAGFYKYDDSTIPKEKQQKCPVLLIVKCGTPAEMTSAKPGNRGKRDSQIILMSFLQTVTFNERMTPLQYEMLKSIWQVTGLMSAMYETVLMVDADTLVYPDSLTHMAAEFVKDPEIMGLCGETKISNKAQSWVTAIQVFEYYISHHQSKAFESVFGSVTCLPGCFCMYRIKSPKSANVWVPILANSDIVEKYSDNVLNSLHKKNLLLLGEDRYLTSLMLRAFPRRKQVFVPKAACKTVVPDEFKVLLSQRRRWINSTVHNLMELALVKDLCGAFCLSMQFIIIVQLIGTLVLPASITFTLYIIIIAMVSKPTPTMSLILMAIIFGLPALLIVVTVSNLAYVLWMCIYILSLPVWNFVLPTYAYWKFDDFSWGDTRKTEGGDKGGHGDSEGAFDGSQIKQMTWREYERARRENTYLTVPSASHSNLASVYNPGSFDERMEYIDLSHEYSLD, encoded by the coding sequence ATGGtattcaaaagaaagagatCACTCATTCGTAGGGATCGAACAAGGCCTCTCTCTGGACAATCTAAAAATACACTgtcaaactcaaattcCACGAGATTATCTGGATACCAAGACAATACAGCAACATCTAATGATCATTATACTGATCTTAATGATTATGGTGAATTCGAGAATGACGCAAGTGAGATCCCCATGCAGAACCTATCAAATAAAAGGGATAGTAATATCAGCTACAACAGGAAGTTTGCCCCATTAGATGAACGGGATGATATTGAGAGCGCTTTGACCAACCCTTTTATCCCCGAGGAGGATAGAAGGAATAGAGAAGGACTCGGGTCTCCTCTTTACAACCAACCAAAAGAAATTTTCCATTTAAATGATGAAACTCAGGAAGATTCTGGTTTGATTGACTCGAATCATCAAGTAAGTACTGAAGATAGTACCCTAAAGAAAGACGACGCAGTCACGGCAACGAACAATTTTTACACAGCAATCCCACCAAAGAGacttgaacttgaagaagacaaaGGCGGTTTCCCATATTGGAAATTATACTGCTATGCAGTTACATTTTGGGCTCCAGGAGCTTTATTAAATTGTGTTGGCTTAAAAACAAAGGATAGACAATATGCatggagagaaaaaatggGATTAATTAGTATAATTTTGGTCATTGGTGCAATAATTGCCTTTTTGACGTTTGGTTTTACTAGAGCAACATGTACACATTTGACAGTTAAGTTAAAACCTCAAGATGTTTCAACTGCTTATATAGTCGTCAATGGTAGAGCCTATAATCTTTTACATTCTTCGCATCCCGGTGTCCCTGGAATTCAGGAGGGAACTAATGTTTTATATCCACCACTTGATGCCGGTGCGAAGGATGCTAGCcttttatttcaaaacGTGAATGGGAATTGTAAAGGGCTCATTAAACCAACTGCAAATAGTAATATACCACATGATGGAGATGATATGGCATGGTACATGCCTTGTAAGCTAATGAACTTGAATGGAACTACAAAGCCTGATTTTTCGTTCAAATATTATGACGGTTACGCTTGCCACACTTCAGAATACGCCAGGTCTTCATTTTATGATCTGAAAGTTCAGGGGGATATTTATTACGATTGGGAAACTATATCTAATTCATCGAGAGATTTGATTGTCTACAATGGTCAAGTTATTGACATGGGTTTCATTGATTGGCTTTATAAGGATGAGCTCACCTACCCCAAATTATTTGacgatttgaaaaatgacAAGACATTGAAAGGGTACGATATCTCTTTATTGCTTACAGAGCCTCATCAAAAACAGATTGCTGATTGCTTAATTGAAATAGCCAAAGTTGGTGTTGTAGACTCCTCTACAATTGGTTGTATTGCATCGACAATTGTGTTGTATGTTTCCTTAGTGTTTGTTTTGTCCATTGTGTTTGTGCAGTTTTTTGTTGCTTGTTACTTCAAGTGGTTTGTTGCCCCTTATCAAGGTGCCTCTTACTCCTCCGTTAAAGAGATGAATGAAAAGAATAACCAAGTCGAAAATTGGGTCGATGATCCTGGAAATTCTGCACAGTTACCCGATGTTCCTTTGAAAAGGAGAGCAGATTATCATTCAGCAAGAAGAGCTAGTAAAAGTTTACGCTTATCATGGGGTGGCGATCTCAACGATTATGTCGAAAACTTTAAATCACAAGAAGTAGGTGAATACAACCCGAAATACATCACAATGACGACGGAGGCATACATGATGGCAAATGCTGACACCAAAAAACGCCAGAATAGAAATGTCTCTACAGCTTCTATGCTTACTTCTTCTAACCTGAACCCGTTTAAAACCAAGGATCCGTTTGCTGATGAGAGCGAGATTGAAACACTAGATCCTGCTTTAATATCCACAGACGCTATTCCACAACCACCTGTCAATTGGGAACCATTCGGATACCCATTAATCCACACTATGTGTTTGGTCACATGTTATTCCGAAGATGAAGCCGGTATTAGAACTACAATTGACTCCATTGCCACAACTGATTATCCAAATTCACACAAATTGATTGTTGTCATCTGTGATGGTATTATTACTGGTGCTGGTAATGACAGATCAACACCTGATATATGTTTGGATATGATGACAGACTTAGTAATTCCAAAGGAAGAAGTACAACCTTTTTCCTATGTTTCTGTCGCACACGGCTCTAAAAGACATAACATGGCCAAGGTTTATGCTGGTTTTTACAAATATGACGATAGCACTATTCCTAAGGAAAAGCAACAAAAATGTCCTGTTCTTTTGATTGTTAAATGTGGTACTCCGGCGGAAATGACTTCAGCAAAACCAGGTAATAGGGGAAAGCGTGACTCTCAGATCATTTTAATGTCATTTTTGCAAACAGTTACTTTTAATGAAAGAATGACACCTTTGCAATACGAGATGCTGAAATCAATTTGGCAAGTGACGGGTCTAATGTCAGCAATGTACGAGACAGTTTTAATGGTGGACGCAGATACCCTTGTTTATCCCGATTCACTAACCCATATGGCGGCAGAATTTGTTAAGGATCCAGAGATTATGGGATTGTGTGGAGAAACCaaaatttccaataaaGCCCAATCTTGGGTTACAGCTATTCAGgtttttgaatattataTTTCTCACCATCAATCGAAAGCGTTTGAATCAGTCTTTGGAAGTGTTACTTGTTTACCTGGTTGTTTTTGTATGTACCGTATTAAATCACCAAAGAGTGCAAATGTTTGGGTTCCGATTTTAGCCAATTCggatattgttgaaaaatactCTGACAATGTACTAAACAGTTTACATAAGAAGAACTTGCTTTTATTAGGTGAAGATAGGTATTTGACTTCATTAATGTTAAGAGCTTTTCCAAGGAGAAAACAGGTTTTTGTCCCTAAAGCAGCATGTAAGACAGTCGTTCCCGATGAATTTAAGGTCTTGCTATCCCAGCGCCGTCGTTGGATTAATTCTACAGTTCACAATTTGATGGAACTAGCATTAGTTAAAGATTTGTGTGGAGCATTTTGCTTATCTATGCAgtttattattattgttcAATTGATAGGTACCCTTGTTCTACCAGCATCCATCACTTTTACTCTTTACATTATAATTATCGCCATGGTTTCAAAACCGACTCCTACGATGTCTTTAATTCTAATGGCTATTATTTTTGGTTTGCCTGCCTTATTGATTGTTGTTACGGTTTCCAATTTGGCTTATGTTTTGTGGATGTGCATCTATATTCTTTCCTTACCtgtttggaattttgttttacctACGTACGCATATTGGAAGTTTGATGACTTTAGTTGGGGTGATACGAGAAAAACTGAGGGAGGTGATAAAGGAGGTCACGGAGACAGTGAAGGTGCTTTTGATGGTTCTCAAATCAAGCAAATGACCTGGCGGGAGTACGAACGTGCTAGAAGAGAAAATACTTATTTGACCGTCCCATCTGCTAGTCATTCTAACTTGGCGTCTGTATATAATCCAGGAagttttgatgaaagaaTGGAGTATATTGATTTATCTCACGAATACTCACTTGATTGA
- a CDS encoding uncharacterized protein (PKUD0A00940; similar to Saccharomyces cerevisiae YBL023C (MCM2); ancestral locus Anc_8.170): protein MSDRRSPRKRLHRHDDRSDDSSDEEITENYQTRNTAPQRHLGSSPPASDLPDIASSPNMEPFPEDLEGDGFNVRDEVDDDLRELDDNDEDEDEIANEQLETDEELEEATGRDLIGDDMLDDYKERPEEDRYDDLNIDDDAVDEMDLGQRRQVDQLLNLRDDFSRNNLDLDDDESMDGQQSEDEFGLPTQRTRRRFEEDLNDEELGANEITYAQLIDIKAPSVLEWICQPQVTRTIAREFKSFLLEFVDKNGRSVYGPKIREMGESNSESLEVSFFHLLTSKAILVDFLRQCPEEMLKIFDVVAMEATEIHYPDYTRIHSEIHVRIIDFPDLLNLRDLRQSHLNNLVKIRGVVTRRTGIFPQLKYIKFDCPRCKTVLGPFFQDSNQEIKIRFCSNCEYRGKMPINSEQTVYRNYQRITVQESPGSMPAGRLPRHKEAILLWDLVDIAKPGEEIELVGIYKNSYDGVLNAKNGFPVFATVIEANNIKRREGGSISSDDDSSPYQISLEDEKMFKSMSNQPDIIDKIISSMAPSIYGHKYIKTAIACALFGGVPKDVNGKHSIRGDINVLLLGDPGTAKSQILKYVEKTAYRAVFSTGQGASAVGLTASVRKDPVTKEWTLEGGALVLADKGVCMIDEFDKMNDQDRTSIHEAMEQQSISISKAGIVTTLQARCSVIAAANPIGGRYNSTVDLQRNVNLTEPILSRFDIICVVRDLCNPENDERLATFVVDSHMRSYPEENVDLENDDDEPNNEEDIADNLNDEIVKSKRRDKLEKIKKAKESEISPIPQDILTKYIYYARTRIQPKLNQMDMDKVSRVYSDLRKESNTTGSFPITVRHLESILRAAEAFAKMRLSPYVSSSDLDRAIKVIVDSFIGAQKVSIRRQLQRSFMKYTLPHRSHRSARSTSFAAGTTAGA from the coding sequence ATGTCTGACAGAAGAAGCCCACGGAAAAGATTACATAGACATGACGACAGATCTGACGATAGTTCCGATGAGGAAATCACAGAGAATTACCAAACCAGAAATACAGCACCTCAGAGACATTTGGGCTCATCGCCACCTGCTTCTGATCTCCCTGACATAGCGTCTTCTCCCAATATGGAGCCATTTCCTGAGGATTTGGAAGGAGATGGATTCAATGTCAGGGAcgaagttgatgatgatctaCGTGAATTGGATGATAACGATGAGgatgaggatgaaattGCCAATGAACAACTGGAGacagatgaagaattagaGGAAGCAACTGGTCGAGACCTTATTGGTGACGACATGTTGGATGACTACAAAGAAAGACCCGAGGAAGATCGTTATGACGATCTAAACATTGATGACGATGCggttgatgaaatggattTGGGACAAAGGAGACAGGTAGATCAACTTTTGAACTTGAGAGAcgatttttcaagaaataacttggatttggatgatgatgaaagtaTGGATGGTCAGCAATCCGAAGATGAGTTTGGATTGCCAACCCAAAGAACTAGAAggagatttgaagaagatcttAATGACGAGGAACTAGGTGCAAATGAAATTACATATGCTCAGTTGATTGATATCAAGGCGCCTTCTGTTCTTGAGTGGATCTGTCAACCACAGGTCACGAGAACTATTGCTAGGGAATTCAAATCCTTTCTTTTGgagtttgttgataaaaatgGTAGGTCTGTTTATGGGCCAAAAATCAGAGAAATGGGTGAAAGTAATAGTGAATCTTTAGaagtttctttctttcacTTACTAACATCTAAGGCTATTTTGGTGGACTTTTTAAGGCAATGCCCAGAAgagatgttgaaaattttcGACGTTGTCGCAATGGAAGCAACTGAAATCCATTATCCTGACTATACCAGAATTCATTCAGAAATCCATGTTCGAATTATAGACTTCCCAGACTTGTTGAACTTAAGAGACTTAAGACAATCACATTTGAATAACCTAGTTAAAATCAGAGGTGTTGTTACTAGAAGAACTGGAATCTTTCCACAGCTAAAATACATCAAATTCGATTGTCCTCGTTGTAAAACCGTTCTCGGACCTTTCTTTCAGGATTCTAACcaggaaatcaaaatacGATTCTGCTCTAATTGTGAATATCGGGGCAAAATGCCAATCAACTCTGAACAAACTGTCTACAGGAACTACCAGAGAATTACTGTCCAGGAATCACCTGGATCCATGCCTGCCGGCCGTTTGCCAAGACACAAAGAGGCTATTCTATTATGGGACTTGGTAGATATTGCCAAACCTGGTGAAGAAATTGAGTTGGTTGGTATTTATAAAAACTCTTATGATGGTGTTTTAAATGCAAAGAATGGATTTCCTGTGTTTGCAACTGTTATTGAAgcaaataatataaaacGTCGGGAAGGAGGTTCTATATCAAGTGATGATGACTCGTCTCCGTACCAAATATCtttggaagatgaaaaaatgttCAAAAGTATGTCCAACCAACCAGAcattattgataaaatcattTCCTCAATGGCACCTTCTATCTATGGGCATAAGTACATCAAAACTGCAATTGCCTGTGCTTTGTTTGGTGGTGTTCCGAAGGACGTCAATGGTAAGCATTCTATAAGAGGAGATATCAATGTTTTACTTTTAGGTGATCCCGGAACTGCaaaatctcaaattttgaagTATGTGGAGAAAACCGCATATAGAGCTGTATTTTCGACAGGACAAGGTGCCTCTGCTGTTGGTTTGACTGCGTCTGTTCGAAAAGATCCCGTAACAAAAGAGTGGACCTTAGAAGGTGGTGCATTGGTGTTAGCTGACAAAGGCGTTTGTATGATTGATGAATTCGATAAGATGAACGATCAAGATCGTACCTCAATCCATGAGGCAATGGAACAACAGTCGATTTCTATTTCAAAAGCTGGTATTGTTACAACTTTACAAGCACGATGTTCCGTTATTGCAGCTGCCAACCCTATTGGTGGTAGGTACAATAGTACCGTCGATTTACAAAGAAATGTTAATTTGACTGAACCTATTTTATCCAGATTCGATATTATCTGTGTTGTCAGGGATTTGTGCAATCCTGAAAATGACGAAAGGTTAGCGACTTTCGTTGTTGATTCCCATATGAGATCATATCCTGAAGAGAATGTTGaccttgaaaatgatgatgatgaaccTAACAATGAGGAAGATATAGCCgataatttgaatgatGAAATAGTCAAGTCGAAGAGAAGGGATAAGTTGGAAAAGATTAAAAAGGCAAAGGAAAGTGAAATTTCACCAATTCCGCAAGATATCTTGACCAAGTACATTTACTATGCAAGGACTCGTATTCAACCTAAGTTGAACCAGATGGATATGGACAAAGTCTCAAGGGTATACTCGGatttaagaaaagaatCAAATACTACAGGCTCCTTTCCAATCACCGTTAGGCATTTGGAATCTATTCTTAGAGCTGCCGAGGCATTTGCTAAAATGAGGCTGAGTCCCTATGTTTCCAGTAGTGACTTGGACAGAGCAATTAAGGTTATTGTCGATAGTTTTATTGGTGCACAAAAGGTCAGTATCAGAAGACAACTTCAAAGGAGTTTCATGAAATACACATTGCCCCATCGATCCCATAGAAGTGCAAGGAGCACATCTTTTGCTGCGGGAACTACAGCTGGTGCGTAG
- a CDS encoding uncharacterized protein (PKUD0A00950; similar to Saccharomyces cerevisiae YPR113W (PIS1); ancestral locus Anc_3.436) produces MAPVTQLSDPVKPGDIFTFIPNLIGYGRVITLVLSFFTMKNHPFITMGLLYNISCLLDAFDGYYARKYNQSTSFGAVLDMVTDRCSTCSLIVFLSVLYPQYYIAWQALISLDLASHYVHMYAQITSGSSSHKKMREGANWLLKLYYENRTFLFLVCAFNELFYIAIYLYSFDAAWAYWIIVVSTPVWFFKQICNVIQLVNACQILAELDAKKINSERKST; encoded by the coding sequence ATGGCACCAGTTACCCAATTGTCCGATCCAGTCAAACCAGGCGACATTTTCACATTTATTCCAAACTTAATTGGCTATGGTAGAGTGATAACACTAGTTTTGTCATTCTTCACGATGAAGAATCATCCGTTCATCACTATGGGGTTGCTATACAATATTTCATGTTTACTTGATGCATTTGACGGTTACTATGCGAGGAAATATAATCAATCCACATCGTTTGGTGCTGTTCTCGATATGGTTACCGATAGGTGTTCAACTTGTTCTCTAATTGTCTTTCTATCGGTTTTATACCCACAGTACTACATTGCTTGGCAAGCTCTTATTTCCTTAGACTTGGCTTCACATTATGTCCATATGTACGCACAAATCACTAGTGGATCTAGTAGCcataaaaaaatgagagaaGGTGCTAACTGGTTGCTAAAGCTTTATTACGAGAACCGTACTTTCTTGTTTTTAGTTTGTGCATTCAATGAGCTCTTTTATATTGCAATCTACTTGTACTCATTTGATGCAGCTTGGGCTTATTGGATTATTGTTGTAAGCACACCTGTCTGGTTCTTCAAACAGATCTGCAATGTTATCCAATTGGTTAATGCATGCCAAATTTTAGCAGAGTTAGatgcaaagaaaattaaCTCTGAGAGAAAGTCTACCTAA
- a CDS encoding uncharacterized protein (PKUD0A00960; similar to Saccharomyces cerevisiae YJR134C (SGM1); ancestral locus Anc_4.364), which yields MSEEKEESSQCAKETGVTETVPTKKLSLQERLAIAAQKKASDSNKKKNKKKQEDTMKEGHGIGEKAQAEECAYLDKVVQLIDDSTKRDDILEAVKRYVSAKNERLESKIVILESELKKVKTKTTLANKTSDDGLLKKLKEKEDQIHDLLDEGAKLSKKELALSQTIKRLKSRETELESDLSRLESTIEELNAKIDGMEKSLDMCDVNERQLAEERLRVESLQAKYEAILKANDGLTDELKEIKFSNLDGKLKNIQKELDEERQENEQLNEDYKKLNLLHQELKKENEETISNLQKELKSQRAINIEREAEIKRLEEKVEELRYHTETTISNKSSDSSIELLQTQYDQAQENWKLIESTYLRNISKLETRIDELQIDNVTYSKKIKVLTNDLKQKNSEIKELQETNLSLLDELKNSKKQNDKLKSEIEDLTQRLNQAIVDCKNEKESLVKKIEKLQEESANLESTLKLRMNEFNSSTSNIPQNSFYLQDLSSASSLNFKNASSHSPSIGTPLGRQFSNKRLSLQFGEGALAPRLPSSSSAFTLNKLNNIGSLSAQDKILRHQNSIISMDSNDAPLGINTSARSISEGLPEFTVEEEDPDEIGMDATSDRYTVGEGVDTPILNNSNEGVGVNVQLIKKLGDHARMLELEVSTLKDETLALEKEKECASAEIGRLIEENSKVNELKHEIELRDSEVRKIDDNYQRVLVLLGEKEERLGELNEDIEDLKVILREQVQQMVEMQEKINELSKQ from the coding sequence ATGTCggaggagaaggaggaatCTTCGCAATGTGCCAAAGAAACAGGGGTAACCGAGACAGTCCCGACGAAGAAATTATCTTTACAGGAACGACTTGCCATAGCTGCACAAAAGAAAGCCAGTGATAGtaataaaaagaaaaacaagaaaaagcAAGAAGATACCATGAAAGAAGGGCATGGAATTGGTGAAAAAGCTCAAGCCGAAGAGTGTGCCTACCTAGATAAAGTTGTCCAACTTATAGATGATTCAACGAAACGTGATGACATACTCGAGGCTGTTAAACGGTATGTCTCTGCCAAAAATGAGAGGTTAGAGTCAAAGATAGTTATTCTAGAAAGTGAGttaaaaaaagtaaaaactAAAACCACACTTGCAAATAAAACGTCTGATGATGGCTTactaaaaaaattaaaggaaaaggagGATCAAATACACGATTTGCTGGATGAAGGGGCAAAGCTGTCTAAGAAGGAATTGGCTCTTAGTCAGACAATCAAAAGGCTGAAATCACGTGAAACTGAACTAGAGAGCGATTTGAGTCGCCTAGAAAGTacaattgaagagttgaatGCCAAAATCGATGGAATGGAAAAATCACTTGATATGTGTGATGTAAACGAGCGTCAGTTAGCCGAGGAGAGACTTAGGGTTGAGTCGCTACAAGCAAAATATGAAGCAATACTAAAGGCCAATGATGGATTGACTGATGaattaaaggaaataaaGTTTAGCAATTTAGACGGAAAACTTAAAAACATTCAAAAGGAATTAGATGAAGAGCGccaagaaaatgaacaatTAAATGAAGATTATAAAAAACTAAACTTACTTCATCAAGAGctgaagaaggaaaatgaGGAAACTATATCAAACCTTCAGAAGGAACTGAAGTCACAAAGGGCGATCAATATTGAGAGAGAAgcagaaatcaaaagattggaagaaaaagttgaagaactaAGATATCATACGGAAACCACTATATCTAATAAAAGTAGTGATTCAAGTATTGAGCTTTTGCAGACACAGTATGATCAAGCACAGGAAAACTGGAAACTCATCGAGAGTACTTATTTGAGGAATATCAGCAAGTTGGAGACACGCATTGATGAGCTACAAATTGATAATGTAACgtattcaaaaaaaattaaagtaTTAACTAATGATTTAAAGCAAAAGAACAGcgaaattaaagaattacaaGAGACAAACTTATCACTTTTagatgaattgaaaaactcaaagaaacagaacGATAAACTGAAAAGTGAGATTGAAGATCTTACTCAACGTCTGAACCAAGCAATTGTTGATTGCAAAAACGAGAAGGAATCGCTtgtgaagaaaattgagaagTTACAAGAAGAATCGGCCAATTTAGAGTCAACGTTAAAGCTAAGAATGAATGAGTTTAATTCATCAACCTCAAATATTCCACAGAATTCATTCTACCTCCAAGATTTATCTTCGGCAAGCTCACTCAACTTTAAAAATGCAAGCTCACATTCTCCGTCCATTGGGACCCCATTGGGAAGacaattttcaaataaaaggTTATCTTTGCAATTTGGAGAAGGTGCACTAGCTCCTCGACTACCATCAAGCAGTTCCGCATTTACATTGAACAAACTGAACAATATAGGTTCCTTGTCTGCTCAAGATAAAATTTTAAGACACCAGAATTCAATTATTAGCATGGATAGCAACGATGCACCGTTGGGAATAAATACAAGTGCAAGATCTATATCTGAAGGGCTTCCTGAATTCAcggttgaagaagaagatccGGATGAGATTGGAATGGATGCTACAAGTGACAGGTATACCGTTGGGGAAGGCGTGGACACACCAATACTTaacaattcaaatgaaGGGGTTGGTGTAAATGTGCAACTAATCAAGAAGCTCGGTGATCATGCTAGGATGCTTGAACTTGAGGTTTCCACTTTGAAAGACGAGACATTGGCAttagagaaggagaaggagtGTGCAAGTGCTGAAATTGGACGATTAATTGAGGAGAATAGCAAGGTTAACGAGCTGAAACATGAGATTGAACTGAGAGATAGTGAGGTCAGGAAGATTGATGACAATTACCAACGTGTACTTGTGCTATTAGGTGAAAAGGAGGAGAGATTGGGAGAGTTGAACGAGGACATTGAGGACTTGAAAGTGATTCTACGTGAACAAGTCCAACAAATGGTGGAGATGCAAGAAAAGATCAATGAGTTATCAAAACAGTAA